The region ACCACAAGATCTAACGGCTTCGTTTCAGCAAACCAATGTAACATGTTATGGTACAACAACAGGTAGTATTACTGTAAATGTAACAGGTGGTACACCGCCGTATTCATATCAATGGTCAAACGGAAGCAATTCACAAGTAATCGATCAACTTCCTGCTGGTTTGTATACCGTTTTAATTACCGATAGTAAAAATTGTACGCTTACAACTAGTACCTATATTTCACAGCCAAATGATATTGCATTACCAGTAACAACCAACCAGGTTTTTTGTGTTAATCAAAACGCTACAATTGCTAATTTAGCAGCAAGTGGTTCTAATATTCAATGGTATACAACGCCAATAGGTGGTAGTCCACTTAATTCAACACAATTACTTTCAAGTGGTAGTTATTACGCATCGCAAACTGTTAACGGCTGTGAAAGTTATGGCAGGGCAGGAATAAATGTATCAATAAACAGTACGGCAATACCTTCGGGCTTAAACATTCAAGAATTTTGCGAACCTACTATTCCGTACATTTATAATTTACAATTAACAGGGCAAGACATTAAATGGTACGATAGTGCTACAAACGGTACTTTGTTGTCTGCTAACACTTTGTTAGTTAACGGAAAAACATATTACGCATCACAAACAATAAATGGTTGTGAAAGTGTAAATCGCTTTGCCGTTTTAGTTAATATTTACCCAAGTGTTGCAATAAAAACAAGTAGTTTGGTTGTATGCAATACTGCAGCAATTCAAAACATTACTATTGATAATTTTACAAGTGCGCAACTTAAATGGTACAGTAGTTTAACAAGTACACAACCATTGCCTAGTAGTTATTTATTACAAACAGGTACCTATTATGTAAGTACATTAAATCATAATTTATGCGAATCTGTTCGAAAACCAATTCAAATAATTACCACAGCAGGTGTAACCATTCCTACAGTTATTACGCAACAAGTATTTTGTAATGCAGCATTAGTTTCAGATTTAACAGCTGTGGGTATGCCAGGCGCAACTATTAAATGGTATAATTCGGCTCAAAGTGTAACACCTTTAACTGCAAATACACCTTTACTAACAGGAACGTATTATGTTGAACAAGAAATAGCACCTTGTGCATCGCCGCGTGTTGCTGTTGCAGTTAGGGTATATTCATCTACACCGCCAACGATGACCGATTTTGTTTTATGTGATGGTGCAACAGTTGCCGATTTATTTCTACAAGCATCAACTACAACAAAATATGTATGGTATTTAGATAATACTTCAACAACACCATTACCTAATACTTATAGTTTAACAACAGGGTATTATTATGTAGCTATTGATTATACAGGCTGTGTATCTGATAGAAGAAAAGTACATGTAAAAGTTAATACACGACCAAGTTCACCTACGGGTGCTACATCTCAAGTGTTTAATAAGGCTTCAACAGTAGCTAATTTAGTTATGAATCAACCTAATGTAACGTGGTATTTAAGTTATAACGATGCTGTTAATAGAATGAATCCGTTAGATATTACCGATGTTTTAGTTGATGGAACTATTTACTATGGCGTTGTAATTGACGCTAACGGTTGTCCTAGTTACCCAACTGCTGTTAAAGTGACCCTTTTATTAAGTACGAATACTTTTGATACAACCAATTTAAAATATTATCCAAACCCAGTTGTTAATGAATTAGTGATTAATTATTCAGAAAACATAAAACAAGTTGAGGTATATAACATGGCTGGTAAGCAAGTTTTTAAAAACACATATGATGATTCCACAATTAAAATTGATTTTTCTCATTTTAGTTCGGGCACATACATTGTTAAATTAGCAACCGAAAATCAATCACAAACAATTAAGATTATTAAAAAGTAAACATAAAAAAATCCGTTTCAATTAAGAAACGGATTTTTTGTATGAATTAATAAGCATTATTTACTTAAGTACATTTTTCTACGTGTGTACAAATCGTAAAAAGCATCGTCTTTTAAATTATCAATAAATAAGATACTTTCACCAGTTGATTTCATTTCTGGTCCTAAAGCTTTATTTACTTTAGGGAATTTGTTAAACGAGAAAACAGGTTGCTTAATTGCGTAACCTTTTAACTGCGGATTAAAAGTAAAATCGGTTACTTTAGCACCTAACATTACTTTTGTAGCGTAATTTACATAAGGTTCGCCGTATGCTTTTGCAATAAAAGGAACGGTACGTGAAGCACGTGGATTTGCTTCAATAATATAAACGGTATCGTCTTTAACAGCAAACTGTATATTAATTAAACCTTTAGTTTTTAAGGCAACTGCAATTTTTTTGGTATGATCTTTTATTTGTTCTAACACAAATTCACCTAAGTTAAACGGAGGTAAAGTTGCGTTTGAATCGCCAGAGTGTACCCCACAAGGTTCAATATGTTCCATAATACCAATTATGTACACATTTTCACCATCGCAAATTGCATCTGCTTCCGCTTCAACAGCACCTGCTAAATAGTGGTCTAACAATAACTTATTGCCAGGAATCGATTTTAATAAATCAATTACGTGTTCTTCTAATTCTTTTTTGTTTATAACGATTTTCATTCCTTGACCACCTAACACATAAGAAGGGCGTACTAATAAAGGAAAATCTAATTCATCGGCTAATTTTGATGCTTCTTCGGCAGTTGTAGCCACACCAAATTTAGGGAAAGGAATATGTAAATCGGTTAATAATTCAGAGAAACGTCCACGATCTTCGGCTAAATCTAAAGCCTCAAAACTTGTTCCAATAATTTTAATACCGTATTTATCTAATTTTTCGGCAAGTTTAAGTGCTGTTTGTCCACCTAACTGCACAATTACACCTTCTGGTTGTTCATGGCGAATAATGTCGTAAATATGTTCCCAATAAACAGGCTCAAAGTATAATTTATCTGCAGTATCAAAATCAGTCGAAACCGTTTCTGGGTTACAGTTAATCATAATAGTTTCATATCCGCATTCTGCAGCGGCTAAAACTCCGTGCACACACGAATAGTCAAATTCAATACCTTGGCCAATACGGTTAGGACCTGAGCCTAATACAACAATTTTCTTTTTATCGGTACGTACCGATTCGTTTGCTGTATACACCGTGCCGTCTGCTTTTTCAATTGCTTCTTCAAAAGTAGAGTAGTAGTAAGGTGTTTGTGCAACAAATTCTGCAGCACAAGTATCTACTAATTTATACACACGATTAATGTTCATTTTCTCGCGTAATGTATAAATTTCACTTTCTAAACAACGTACCATGTGTGCAATTTGTCTGTCTGCAAATCCTTTTTGTTTTGCTTCTAGTAACAAATCCTTAGGTAAAGTTGTTAAGGTGTATTTAGATATTTCTTGTTCTAAAGCATACATTTCTTCGTATTGCTTTAAGAACCACATGTCAATTTTTGTAATTTGTTGAATAGTGCTAAGCGGAATACCTAATGCAATGG is a window of Myroides sp. JBRI-B21084 DNA encoding:
- the carB gene encoding carbamoyl-phosphate synthase large subunit, coding for MPKDHSIKTVLIIGSGPIIIGQACEFDYSGSQSARSLREEGIKVILINSNPATIMTDPSMADHVYLKPLTTKSIIEILKEHPEIDAVLPTMGGQTALNLCLEADEKGIWQDFDVKLIGVDINAINVTEDREQFKQLLSKIDIPFAPAKTATSFLEGKEIAQEFGFPLVIRPSFTLGGTGAAFVHKEEDFDALLTHGLESSPIHEVLIDKALLGWKEYELELLRDKNDNVVIICTIENMDAMGIHTGDSITVAPAMTLSDRTFQRMRDMAIKMMRSIGNFAGGCNVQFAVSPDDKEDIVAIEINPRVSRSSALASKATGYPIAKVATKLALGYTLDELQNQITKSTSALFEPTLDYVIVKIPRWNFDKFEGADRTLGLQMKSVGEVMGIGRSFQEALQKATQSLEIKRNGIGADGKGYTNYDQILDKLQNASWDRVFVIYDAIALGIPLSTIQQITKIDMWFLKQYEEMYALEQEISKYTLTTLPKDLLLEAKQKGFADRQIAHMVRCLESEIYTLREKMNINRVYKLVDTCAAEFVAQTPYYYSTFEEAIEKADGTVYTANESVRTDKKKIVVLGSGPNRIGQGIEFDYSCVHGVLAAAECGYETIMINCNPETVSTDFDTADKLYFEPVYWEHIYDIIRHEQPEGVIVQLGGQTALKLAEKLDKYGIKIIGTSFEALDLAEDRGRFSELLTDLHIPFPKFGVATTAEEASKLADELDFPLLVRPSYVLGGQGMKIVINKKELEEHVIDLLKSIPGNKLLLDHYLAGAVEAEADAICDGENVYIIGIMEHIEPCGVHSGDSNATLPPFNLGEFVLEQIKDHTKKIAVALKTKGLINIQFAVKDDTVYIIEANPRASRTVPFIAKAYGEPYVNYATKVMLGAKVTDFTFNPQLKGYAIKQPVFSFNKFPKVNKALGPEMKSTGESILFIDNLKDDAFYDLYTRRKMYLSK